Genomic DNA from Solanum pennellii chromosome 3, SPENNV200:
ATGAACTAACTAAAGCAATCTTGTTTCTTTAAGGCAAATAACATCTACGACTCACCCTCTTTTTCCAAAAGAATTGCAATATTAGACCCTCAATTAACTACATTGAGTTACTGTCTTTGTAGAATTAAGGGGTGAATGTTTTAGATCTTATGTATCAAGAGGAGTAATTTGAGGTGTTTCAAGTCAAAATTTGACAAGTAATTTGAGGTCCGATAAGTGTTGTCAGTTTATTTGCATTTGATTTAAATGGCTTAATCATCGGGTAAAACTGTAATAACAATAGTTGCGGCAAACTGTAGTAATATAATGTACAATAACATTATCTTAATCTACGAATGGAGCCCCGAAGAGAGCATAGCATATATGTAATTTACAAATATAGTGTATGAAGAGGACAGTATATGTAAATCTCATTTATAGAAAATCTgaatataaatttgattttatactCTGATCTTCTATATACTTTAAAATTTGGATGGTACAAAATCCAAAGCAATTATCAGTTGACATTGGGACTACTAAGATGAAATTTTTAGTGCAAACGCAGTgaacaaatataatatcaaaagaaaacaaCAATTAGTGTCTTCAATGAAAGCAATAGAATAAATGAAAAGCCCAATGACCTGAGAGATCTGTACTTGACTCCATTCGTAAGTTGGACCGTCCTACTTATCAGTTTGTCAATTGAACTCTTAAGCTCGCtagatataataatttaaaccaTTATTTCATCTCACTAGTATGTGAGAAGTACAATTGCTTACACGTGAAATTTCATGTcatttaaatgaaatataagaaattatacgttaaatattaaaaaaatcaattaagccacttttataatttctgaaaaatttggataaacatttattttaaaaaaatatatattccaaaTAAGCATGTTCTTCATATTTATTCCAAATTGAACACTAAATTCATGTTAAATAGATGAGATTTTTCTTTCCCCAGTTGACTTGAAAATTCAGATATAAGCTCACCACCACAAATTCAACTAATTTCAATCacaattttgaatcaatttcAGAAATTCAAGTTCTccatttgttatttttcaagCTTTCTCTAACTTATCAATGGagttttaattttcaatatCCACCATTATTCTTTGTGTTAAACCATACTTAGACCTCTTTCTTGAAgcgtaaaaaaataaatactaataatctcaatacttttagACTAAAAAGCTAAAATCTAAAAGACTTTTAGGGTGAGCACCTGATTTGTAGTGAAAAGGAAGTGTGGGTTGAGGAGAAAATGAATGAAGGAGAGAAtgaagagaaagagagaagggTGGGAGAGGGATtgttgaggaaaatgagtttttacttctttttttttaaaaaaaaaattgttaattattattatttaaatacttTAAATGTAAAATACTTTATTTACTCACTATCAGCAagtatattcataaaaatttccAACGCGATATTATTAGTGTCACATAAATTCAATCAATGATCAAAGATTTAAAATATGTCATTCCgcctaaattaaaatataagtaCAGAAATGTTACTTTAACTTTTtgataataatgatatttaaatccattagtaatatttttatatttgaatttaaatccGAGCCCATTCCACATCCTTTGATGCTCATATAAATGTTATTCTCGTCAAACTTCATTATTTCaatgaatattttttgaaaagataAGTTATTAATATTGCGGATCGAgtgtttatcaattttttttaaaattattttttctaatcaataaaaattatacttACATATTATTGTTATGTCGTTCAAATTTAATTATCGTTTTAACTAAATATCTAAACacttatttcattttacctTATCATAAGATGCACCAATCttatttacttaatttatattatgtcGGTCTATCATAGATATCTACTTTTGTTCCTCCAATTTAGTAAttcaaaacataatttattatttacgGATAGTTTCTACGTATATTTATGATTCTatctgttttttaaaaaaaatctatttttttaaaatttatttaaaaaagaatgatttttttatagtacttaattttaattttcactgataaattaaaaagcaataaaattacaaaaacattttattatatttaacatcacattgatttaaaattataaaatcaaaaagtcttatatatttattttttaaatttttgtaccaattatgatttaattatgaccatagcaaacgtttgtcAAAGTTTGTCAGTTGCCTCTCTCCCAAAACTCTCGCTCGTCATTCTCCTATTCtggctcgccactctccctctgctcgcctctctcgctttatacaacaaaagtgtataaattgtgtttctgttttgtataaagtgagagaaaattgtaaTACACAtgtaaaaacatatatctttgtGCTAtgcacttaattatacaatttgcaaatattttacttcgattcaattgtaaatacaaattttatacaaatattgtagcgaaaaaggccagcgaatacaattgcgaattatacaattgcaatgaaatacaattttctcttgctttatacaacagaagtgtataaaatgtgtttctgtataaagcgagagaaaaacatatatcttcttcctatacacttttatacaatatacaaatattttacttcgattcaattgtatgcaaagcaaattttatacagatattgCAGCGAAACaggtcaacgaattatacaattgcgcaTTATATAATTGCAAACCACAATTATataaactttgctatagcatacaaatatattttttatttgctatatatgaaaattgtCCAATAATTTATTCTTACTTCTCACTTGAAAATATGCCCAATCAATATTGATGGACTAATTGGGTATGAATTATGTTGAGCCAACCCAAACATTAATATAGCCTATAcggaaataaataaaagaagccTAGATTTGATCCGGTGTAATCGAAACCATCCGAACTTTCTTACAAAAAACGCGCAGACACCTCCTAGCAGTTTCTAGAACAAACTAAATCTCACCGCCCCATTCCTGTTCTCCCACCGGACTTCTCTTTATATATCATTCTTCACCATCATTTCTCCACCAACATATTCCAATCTCGCCGGCGTAGTTTTACTGTTTTGAGAATTTGGTTCAGGCATTTTCATAAACAGTTTGCAAAATGGAAGAAGACGGTGCCGTTACAGTGTACAGTGGCAGCGCCATAACTGATACCAAGAAGAATTCGTTTTCGATCAAAGTTGGAATTGCTCAAATGCTTAGAGGAGGAGCGATTGCGGAAGTCACCACCGTCAACCAAGCGAAGATTGCCGAGTCGGCCGGAGTTTGTTGTCTTGTAGTTTCGGAGCCTAAAGGACCCGGAATCTCGCGTATGCCCGACCCGTCTCTAATCAAGGAGATCAAGCAGGCAGTTGCGCTTCCTGTAATGGCGAAAGCCCGTGTCGGTCATTTTGTTGAAGCCCAGATCCTTGAAGCTATTGGAGTTGATTATATAGATGAGAGCGAGATTTTAGCCCTTGCCGACGAAGATCATTTCGTCAACAAACACAATTTCAGGGCACCTTTTGTCTGTGGATGTCGAGATCTTGGAGAAGCGTTAAGGAGAGTCAGAGAAGGCGCTGCCATGGTTAGGACCCAAGGGGATCTATCGGGTACGGGCAGTATTGTTGATACAGTCCACAATGTGAGGAAAGTGATGGGAGATATTAGAATTCTATCAAACATGGATGATGATGAGGTCTTCACTTTCTCTAAGAAGATCGGTGCCCCTTATGATATTGTTGCGCAGACGAAGCAGATGGGTAGGCTCCCTGTGGTTCATTTTGCTGCTGGTGGAATTGTCACGCCTGCAGATGCAGCGCTCATGATGCAGCTGGGTTGTGATGGTGTGTTTGTTGGTTCGGATATATTCAATTGCTCTGATCCTTACAAGAAAGTAAGGGCAATTGTGCAGGCTGTCAGGAACTATAACGATCCCCATATTTTGGCCGCGGCTAGCAGTGGTTTGGAGGAGGCAATGGGTGGTCTAAATCTGAACGAAAACAGGGTCGAGCGATTCGTGAGTGATGAGAACTACTGATGAAATCAAGATGAGTCTGTTTTTTTGTCTGTTGTTGATCATAGTATCATGTATTTTGCAGTTCAGCTTTTGTGAACAatatcttttcttgattttgctTTAGCAATAACTTGATGATGAGTTTAACATACCGTGTTTTACGCTTGTTTACATGCTTGTGGCACCAGAAGAAAATGGCAACATTGACTTGAAATGACTCTGGATATTGCAATATTGTGAAGGCATGTTGATCactttgttttagttattgtttACATGTTTATAGTTGTGTGTTGTAACTAATATAGAGACGTCGGATGATCAAATCGGATCCGGTCAATTCTTGCATTTGAATGTATTGGCAAATAATTGCTACCATAATGGATGATCAGTATTTCAGAGCCATACTGTTAATGTTTTCTCTTTCAACAACATGATGATGCATATTAAAGAAAATCTTTAGTCCTGTATTATAATTGCATTTTCacatttgatcattttcattgtGGCTTGCAAAGGAACCTCAGGGCAGTTTCATATGCAGTGAATATAGACCCATTCACTAGGAATGCTCTGCCAACTGTAGTTCCAACGCCTCGCCAAAGCACACCGTATCCCTCTGTTCTTACGCTTTGCCTGAAGCAATCAACAATACCATGGTATTTTGCAGATTTAGACTGTGATTGAGCTTGGAGTCTGGTCTTAACAACATCTAAGGGGTAGCAGCTTATCCAGCTAACAGACCCTGCAAGACCACCTGCTACGAGCATCGTTTGGAAGCTCTCTTGACCATTCTTGCGACAGCCAGGATGAAGTTGCTCCTTAGTATACTCATATACCCAGAAATATAGTCCGTGAGAGTGTGCATCTCTGAGGAGTGTTACGGTTAATCCTCGATAGATCCCTCTCAAACCTGCCTGACTGACAATTCTTCTTGTGACATCTCTTGGACCCTTGAGTCTAGTTACTTGATTGTTGCACTGATTGGTCTTGCTTTGCAATTGTAGTTGTATTTTCACCAGTTCTACAGGGCTGATGATTAGGCTCTGAATTGCTCCTGCTGCAATGCCACCCAAAGCCACTCCTTTGTATGAGGGTGGATCGGTTGCTGGGACCTTTCTGTCAAATGTTTGCGATAGGGTTGCATAGATCTGAAATACCATGGCATTCTGCAATAGGGAGCAAACTAGTGTTTTGATATTGTAGGAAGGAACTTTGATTTGATACAATATTGCCAGAATTAGAAATCTACTTTATTTTTGTCTTATGATTCCTTCAAATCAAGTGTATTGATCACAAAAAATCTTATCATATCCGTATTCTATAACAGAAGTTGTGTAAATAGAGGAATACAACAATGACCTGAAAAGTGACGGATGCTAGAGGAGCCGCCATGCCCCTGTAGAGAGAGAGGGGACCTTCTTTGGCTACTACATGGCGGAAAACGTTGAAAGCAGAACCACTCTTGGAATTCTGCTGGCGAACTCTGATGCTGTCGAGAGGATAACCAGAAATGAGACCAGCTATTCCTCCAAATCCACCCGCTACAAACTCTTTGCCCCAACTACTTGCAAGAAACTCTGGCCAAAAATCCATGCCCCCTTCA
This window encodes:
- the LOC107012142 gene encoding pyridoxal 5'-phosphate synthase-like subunit PDX1.2 — its product is MEEDGAVTVYSGSAITDTKKNSFSIKVGIAQMLRGGAIAEVTTVNQAKIAESAGVCCLVVSEPKGPGISRMPDPSLIKEIKQAVALPVMAKARVGHFVEAQILEAIGVDYIDESEILALADEDHFVNKHNFRAPFVCGCRDLGEALRRVREGAAMVRTQGDLSGTGSIVDTVHNVRKVMGDIRILSNMDDDEVFTFSKKIGAPYDIVAQTKQMGRLPVVHFAAGGIVTPADAALMMQLGCDGVFVGSDIFNCSDPYKKVRAIVQAVRNYNDPHILAAASSGLEEAMGGLNLNENRVERFVSDENY
- the LOC107012143 gene encoding mitochondrial arginine transporter BAC2-like encodes the protein MDFWPEFLASSWGKEFVAGGFGGIAGLISGYPLDSIRVRQQNSKSGSAFNVFRHVVAKEGPLSLYRGMAAPLASVTFQNAMVFQIYATLSQTFDRKVPATDPPSYKGVALGGIAAGAIQSLIISPVELVKIQLQLQSKTNQCNNQVTRLKGPRDVTRRIVSQAGLRGIYRGLTVTLLRDAHSHGLYFWVYEYTKEQLHPGCRKNGQESFQTMLVAGGLAGSVSWISCYPLDVVKTRLQAQSQSKSAKYHGIVDCFRQSVRTEGYGVLWRGVGTTVGRAFLVNGSIFTAYETALRFLCKPQ